Part of the Pseudomonas sp. Leaf58 genome is shown below.
TCGGCGCATTGACCCTACTCGGTGGCTGTTTTGACCGCGATACCGATCACCCTGCCAAGGATGCCGACCCGAGCAAACCTTCTTTGCAAATGCAGCAACCCAGCGACACACCCGCTGCCCAACCTACGCCGGGTTCAGACCCGCAGCCAGGGCAAAAAGCAGGCCAATAACTTGCGTACGAGGAACACAGCATGACGGTCATGACCCGCAAGACCGCCACGATGGTACCGGCGCTGGCGACAGGGCCTAGCCTTCACCAGCGTTACCGGGCACTGCTCGACGGCCCTGACGCCGCCAGCGCTGAGTGGTTGCAGGCGCAACTGGCACGCGTGCAGCACGTATCGGACGATCTGCCGAGTGATCCTGCGCAGTTGCAAGCCTGGAGTGCCCAGCATGCCGCCCAGGTGGCCGCAACCTATGCCGACTACCTTGAACAACGCCGGCAAGGTGCGCCAAGGCGCTTCTTTTCCAGTCGCGCCCAAGCCTTGTGGTTTCTCCAGCAAGTCGCCCCCACCAAAGCTGTGGATGGTGCATGGCTGCACAGCACCTTGCGCCATTGGGCTGACCCCCGCTACCACGGCCTGATTCGCACCTACCTGGAAGAGTTGGGCGGGGGTGACCCCCGTTGTAATCATGTATTGATCTACCAGCGGCTACTGAGCCGGCTGGGCTGCCTGCAGCAACCGGGCCTGGATGACGAGCGCTACCTTCAGGGCGCACTGCAGCTTGCGCTGGGCCAGCATGGCGAAGCGTTCCTCCCTGAAGTGATTGGGTACAACCTGGGCTACGAGCAACCGCCACTGCACCTGTTGATCACCACTTATGAACTGGCGGAACTGGGCATCGACGGGCATTACTTTCAGCTTCATGTGACCATTGATAATGCAGCCAGTGGCCATGCTCATTTATCGATCCAGGCATTGCGCCAGTTGTGCCCAGCCGCCGGGCAGCGTGCGTTCTACGAACGTGTGCGCCTTGGCTACCGGCTGAACGATCTGGGCGTTGATACCCCAAGCCTGATCAGCCGCTTTGACCTCCAGGCCGAGCTGCTTAAAGTGCTTGAGCACAAGCGCAACTTCGGCCAATTCATGCATTCTGACCATTGCCGTTTGCAACAACGCACCATCAATCAGTGGTTGGCCGAGCCGGGCGCCATGCCGGGGTTTCTTGAAGCCCTACAGGCCCAAGGCTGGATCCGTCGCGGTGAGGAGCCGGCCCGAAGCCGCTGGTGGAAGCTGATCGACGGGCCCTCGGCGCCGATGTATGGCGTTTTCACCGCCTACGAGAAGCAGGTGTGGCACGACTGGATCGCCGCGGGCTGGAACGCCTGCGTTCGTCGCATAAGGCCGGGCAGCTGGGAGGTACCGCTGCAAGTGGAGGACTTACCCACGGCCGACGCACAAGGCGACGACATCGACGCGCTGATCGCAAGAATGGCCGGCAACCGTCACGCAACCCCCGAAGGCTTGCAAGCGACGCGCGCCTACCTGCGTGCCACCGGCCTGATTCAGGAGGGACCCCGCTGATGCTGTTAGACCCGCAACAGCTCGAAACCGACCAGGCACTGCTGCAACTGGGCAAGCGGCTGTGGGCCGACGGCTATCGCTTCACCTGTGTCTCGCCCGCTACCCACGCCCGGGTCATTGCGCGCCATGCAGGCGAACCGGCCAGTACACTGCGCGATGTATTTGGCTGGAGCCGCCCGTTTGCCCCTGCACTGATCTGCGCCGATGAACTTGAGCAGCTTCAGCGTGCCCAGGTGCTGACAGCGCACACGCAGCTGTTACGCAGTAACGTGCGCTGGTCGAACTATGAAGACCTGCTGTTGGTGCACTCGGCGTACCCGACCGAGGCGAGCGACGCAGTGTTTTTTGGCCCGGACAGCTACCGTTTTGCCCAGGTTATCCAGGCTCACCTGCAACGCACCCCACAGCCGGTCGAGCATGCAGTGGACATTGGTTGCGGCACCGGTATCGGTGCGTTGCTGATTGCTCGGGCCGCCCCCCATGCTCAGGTCAGCGCTGTCGACATCAACCCGCTGGCACTGCGTTACACCGCCATCAACGCGGCGCTGGCGGGCGTGAGCAATGTCTCGGTGGAGCCCAGTGATCTACTCCAGGGCATTACCGGAACGTTCGACCTGATCGTCGCCAACCCGCCGTACATGTTAGATGTGGGCGAACGCACCTACCGGCATGGCGGTGGTGCGCTGGGTGCAGAACTGTCGCTGCGCATCGTCGAGCAAGCCTGCGAGCGGCTAACGACCGGCGGTTCGCTGTTGCTGTACACCGGCGTAGCCATCGTCGAGGGCCGCGATGCCTTGCTCGATGCCATCCGCCTGCGCCTGGCAGGGCCGCAATGGGCGTGGGTGTACCGGGAAATCGACCCGGACGTGTTTGGCGAACAGCTCAGCGAACCCGGTTACCAACAGGTCGAGCGCATCGCCGCCGTGGCCCTCACCGTTACGCGCAGCCGCTGAGGCAACATGGCGCAATCCTGCACGTTCGGCATCGAGGAAGAGTACCTGCTGGTGCACCTGGGCTCAGGGCAGGTACCGGCCGCACCTTCGCCCGCGGTGATCGGACGCTGCCGCCAAGCGCTGGGCCAATATTTCGCCCAGGAAATGTTCCGCAGCCAGATCGAAGTGGCTTCGCCGGTGTTCGCTAACTTGTGCGAGGCACGCGAATTCTTCCAGAACAGCCGCCAGCGGCTGCGCACGGCGCTGGCCGAAGAGGGCATGGGCCTGTACGGTGCGGCAAGCCACCCCAATGCCGCCTGGCTGCGGCAGAAGCCCGCTGCACCCGCGCATTACCGGCAACTGTTCGACGACTACCAACATGTGGCGCGGCGTAGCCTGCTCAATGGCCTGCATGTGCACGTCGGCGTACCGCCCGGGTGTGATCGCATGCAGCTGATCAACCGCGTACTGGCCTGGCTGCCGTTGTTGCTGGTGCTGAGTACCTCATCCCCGTTGTGGGCGGGCCAGGGCACCGGCTACATGAGCTACCGGCGGGTGATTTGTGGGGAATGGCCACACATGGGGTTGCCAGAGCCTTTACCCGACTGGGCCGCCTACGAACGCTACCGCGCCTTGTTGCAACGCACCGGTTCGCTGGCCGCGGATGGCGACTTCTGGTGGGCTATCCGCCCTTCGCGGCGCTTCCCGACGGTGGAGCTGCGGATCTGCGATGGCTGCCCGCAGTTGGAGGACGCCCTGTGCATCGCCGCGCTGTTTCGTCACCTGGTGGAGCACAGCATCACGCACCGCTATGACCCTGCGGCGTGCAATCGTGAACTGCGCTGGGTTGCCCAGGAAAACTATTGGCGTGCCATGCGTCACGGGCGCCACGGTCAGTTCATTGGCGTGCATGATCAACAGCCAGTCACCGCCGAAGGCTGGCTGGCCCAGTTGCAGGAGCAGTTGCCGATTGACAGCGCCGACGCCGCACGTGCCTTTGGCCATGCCCAGTGCCTGCTGCGCGACGGCACCCATGCCGACCAGCAACTTTGCTGCCTGGCCCAGGCCCGCGCTGCGGGGCTGAGCCGGGCGCAGGCGTTGCGGGCCGTAGTGGCCGCGGGGGCTTGCAATTAGCCAGGGTTGGCCGAAAATGGCCGCGCCCCCGCAGCCAATCGGAACCACCTGCTCCATGATGCTGACCCAGCAATTCCCCGATATTTCCCTTGATGACACGCTGTTCGTCTTTGCCCTCGAGGCCGAGGCCGGCGATGTGTTCGCAAACGTCAACACCGTGTTTACCGGTATTGGCAAGGTCAATGCCGCCATCGGCCTGAGCAAAGCCATCGCCGCGCGCCGGCCCAAACTGATCGTCAACCTAGGCTCGGCCGGCAGCCAGCGCCACGGCAAGGGCGCAGTGGTGTGCTGCACCCGCTTCGTGCAGCGCGACATGGACGTTACCCCGCTGGGCTTTGCCCGCTACCAGACGCCGTTGTCTGATATCCCGGTGGTGCTGGAGCATGGCGCGGCCGTTCCCGGCCTGGCCGTTGAGGCTTGCGGCAGCGGCGACAGCTTCGAGATCAACCATGGCGATGCGCCTTATGACGTGGTCGACATGGAGGCCTACGTGCTGGCGCTGATCGCGCGCAGCGAGGGCATCCCGTTCGTCTGCCTGAAGTACATTTCCGACGATGCTGGCAGTGACGCTGCGCAGGATTGGGCGGTGCAGGTACACCTGGCGGCGCAGGCTTTTCAGCGGGTGTTGTTCAGCCCAGTGTAACCACAGGGCAGGGCGGCTAAACCTTCGCCGCCCGTTGCAGTCATCTCAGGTATTGGCAAGCAACCCTGGGAGCACCCTCATGGCTCGGGCAATTTGGAAAGGCGCCATCAGTTTCGGCCTCGTGCACATCCCCGTGGCACTCAATACCGCGGTCCGCACCGAGCGGGTCGATTTCGACTGGCTCGACAAGCGCAGCATGGAACCGGTGGGCTACAAACGGGTGAACAAGGTCACCGGCAAGGAAATCGACAAGGACAACATCGTCAAGGGCGTGGAGTTCGAAAAAGGCCGCTACGTGGTGATCAGCGAAGAGGAAATTCGCAAGGCAAGGCCCGAAGCGACGCAGACCATCGATATATTTTCCTTCGTGGAGGCCAGCGAGATCCCGCTGCAGCACTTCGACACGCCGTATTACCTGAGCCCCGACCGCCGTGGCGGCAAGGTGTATGCCTTGCTGCGTGAAACCCTGGCGAAGACCGGCAAGGTGGCGCTGGCCACAGTGGTGCTGCACACCCGCCAGCACTTGGCGCTAATACGGCCACTGGACGATGCGTTGGTGATGATTACCCTGCGCTGGCCCGAAGAGGTACGCGGGCTGGAAACGCTGGAGTTGGACAGCAGTGTGACCGACGCCAAGGTGGACAAGCGCGAATTGGACATGGCCAAGCGGCTGGTAGCAGACATGAGTGGCCCTTGGAAACCAGCGGATTATCAGGATGCCTTCCGCCAGACCATCCTCGACTTGGTGGAAGAAAAGGCCCGCAAGGGCAAGATCGAAACGGTTGAAAAGGGCGACGCGGCGGCGGTGGAAAAAGGCGCGGATATCCTCGACCTTACCGAGCTGCTCAAACGCAGCCTCGGCGGCAACAAACCGGCGAAGAAGGCGCGCAAGGCGTCATAGCGTTGTGATTTGGGACATTGCCCGCGATTCAACGCGGTGCCCGGCAGCGGCTGCGCCGATGTTCGCGGGCAGGCCCGCCGCTGCAGGTGCGCTCGGCCGTGCAACAGCCATCACAGTAGCTGTGCTTGCAACCCTGCCAGATAATCAGCAAACCCTTCGCCGGCGCGGCTGTCGCGCCGGCTGCTGGTGGCTACGCTGTGCTTCGCCGTCCAAACAATTTGCGCGCCACTGGCCTGCAGGTCGCTGACCAACTGCACATCTTCATGCGCCGCCAAGGGCCGGAAACCGCCCACGCGGTCGTAGGCGGCGGCGCATACGCCAAGATTGGCCCCGTGCACATGCCGATGCCCCTCCCGTGGCTGGTAACGGCTGTGGTACAGCTTGCGCAACGCAGCCGTGTGCCACGGTTGCCAATACTCGATATGTACCGTACCGCACACCACTTCAGCCCTGCAGGCCAGCTGGGAGAGCAACCAGTGCGTGGGTACCCGGCTGTCGGCATCAGTGCAGGCCAGCCAGCGCGCGCCGCGCTCGAGCATGTGTGCTGCGCCCACCCGGCGCGCCATGCCGACGTTGCCGGCTTCTACCGCCAGCACCTGCACGCCAAAGCGCCGTGCCACGGCGGCGCTACCGTCGCTGCAGCGGTCCAGCACTACCAGTACCTCGACCTGATGCCCAGCCTGCTGCGCCTGCTGGGCAGCGGCCAGCACCGCCCGCAGGCAGCGCCCCAGGCGCCGGGCTTCGTTGTGCGCCGGGATGATCACGGCGATCATGGGCAGGTCTCGTCCAGGTCGACGACGCTGGGCTGGCAGGCCCAGTATTCCAGCACGAAGTCCGCCTCCTCGTGCTGCAGCTGCACATACAGCGGCAGGTGCCGGGCGAGCATGCGGTGCACGTCACGCCCGTCCTGTGGGCAGCCGGCGATGGGGTGTTTCCAGTGGCAGGCTAGCAGCCCGCCGTCGTAGGTCAGGCTGGCTACCGACTGCTCGATTACCTGCAGCCAGTCGGTGGGGTCCAGGTAGTAACCGATTTCACTGAGCACGATCAGGTCGAAGCGCCCGCCCGGCCAGTCCGCCGGCAACCGCGCCAGCTCCACCGAGGCGTTGTGCGCGTTCACCAAGCGTGCACGTGCCAGGCCTACCGCGGTCGGGTCCAGGTCCTGGCACAGCAGCTCGGCGCAACGCTCGGCCAGCAAGGCGCTGAGTTCGCCATTGGCGCAGGCTGGCTCGAAGGCATGCTGGTAGCACTGGCGCGGCAGGCAGGCCATGACCAACTCACGCTTGCGTTTTTCGTACCAGCGGGTGCGAAAGGCCCAGGGGTCTTCATTGCTGGCGTACAGGTCGGCGAAGTACTGCGGGTCGAGGCTCATGACCACTCCATTTACAGAAACACCAGTTCGAAAGGTTGCAGCAAACAATCCAGCAAATTCTGCGGCAGCACCGGCGGGCGCCGGCCATCCGGCTCCAGCTGGCTGACGTGGGCGGCGAGGGCTTTGCGCTTGCGCGCCAGGCGGGCTTCGTCCAGCTGGATGCGGTGGGCCCGTGGCCACGGCAGGCGCGGGTCGTCCGGTTGCGCCCAATGCCAAGCCCACACCGGGACTTCCAGCCATTGCACCTGGCGCGCTTGGGCTGCCTGGGCTGCGGCCCGGCCCACCGCTTCGTGGTCACAGTGGCCGTCGCCGCGCCAGGTGGCCACCAGCAAGTCGCCAGGCTTGAGCAGCTGGCTCAGGTGGTTGACCAAAAACGCCTCGTTGCGTGGCAACGCGCCGTCCTTGAGGTGCAGGCGGCGCCAGTCCACGCGCCCCAGATCAAGCTCAAGCTGTTGCAGGGCATGGCGGCTTTCCTGCGGCCTTTGCCGCCGCAGGCGGTGTTCGGTCCAGTGGGCCGAACCGGGGTGGCTGGCTTCGCCGTCGGTGGCGGAGATCAGTACCAGGTCGTGCTCGCGGCCACGAAAACCCGCCAGCAGGCCACCGGCCATGAGAATTTCATCATCGGGGTGCGGGGCCAACAGCACCAGGCGGCGACCTGGCGGGCACAGCTGCTGCGGGTCGATCCACGTGGCCCTGGCCAGGTGCGCGGCCTGCTGCCAGGCTGCCCACGGTGTGCCGCTGCTCGACTGGATCAGGTTCTCACTCATAACTGCCAGCTCCCCGCGGGTTGTTGCGCCAACTGCTGGCCGAGTGCCGCCAGATCGCGCTCGGCATGGCTCTGGCGCAGAAACACGGGCAAATCGGCGTTCAACCGGGCGAAGTGACTACTGCGGCAGAACGGCGTGGCGCCCAGCGCTCGGCCAACGTGATGGATGACCTGATTCACCGCCTGTTCCACCTGCGCCCGGCTGCGGCGCACCTCGAAGCTAGCGTCTGCCCCCGGCTGGCGGTCGATCCACGCCGCGCATTCGCGCAGTGCCGCCCTGGCCCCCAACAAGTCGGCGTCGACCGCGCCCAGGTGGGCATCGGCATGAGGGTCGGGGCGAGGGTTACGGCAGTGTTCCCGCAGGTAATCGGCCAGGGCTTCGGCGGCGCCGTACCAGCAGGCTGCGATGCCGGCACCGCCATGCCAAAACCCCGGTCGCGACAGATACTGCCCGGGGCGGCCGATGGCGATGCCCGGTGTGTCATTGAATGCGACCTCGACGCTGGCGGTGGTGGCCATGCCGATTGCCTGCCAGTGTTCGATGGTCAGGCCTTGGCTGGGATGGGACAGCTCGATGGCCACCAGCTGCGGCTGGTCATGCGCATCCCAGGCGGTGATCAGCGCCCGGTCGATTTGCAACGCGCCCGAACACCAGGCCTTGCGCCCGCTCAGGCGCACCCGTTCGCCATCCCGGGCCACAATGCAGGTGCGGGCATCCGGCGCTTCGGCGGCCCACACGCCCCAGATACCCGCCGCGGCGTGATGGGCGCCAGCGCATTCGGCAAGGATCGCCAACGCGTCGGTGTGGCCCTCATAGAGCTTGGCCAGGGCCAGGTCACAACCGGCAACCCGCGCCAGGGTTTGCCAGCGCCGTAACGTGTTGCCCTGGCCGGGCAGCGGCAGCAGGTCAAGTTGGTCGGCTTGCAGCGCCTGGATCAGCTGTGGCAACTGGGTATCCAGGTTGAGCGGTTGCTGCCGTTCGCCGAAGGCGCGCAGCAGGCGATCGAGATTGGTCAGCTCAAAATCCTGGACGATGCTCATGGGCTCGGGCTCCTTGGCCAGGCATTGCCGGTGGGGTGCTGCGGTTGGGGCATTGCGGGCGAGGCGCCATCAGGCCAGCCCTAGCTGCTTGCGCATGGCAGCGGTGATCGACTGCCGGGTCTTGGCATAGTCGGCCCAAGGGTCGTCCAGGTCGTTCAGGCGCTCGCGCAGGTTGCCGATGTGCCACTGGTTAGCGCCCTTGAGTTGTGGCAGTTCTTCACGCCAGATGGGGACCGAGACGGGCAAGCCTTCACGGGCGCGCAGGGAGTACGCGCAGGCGGTGGTGGCACCTTTGCCATTGCGCAGGTAGTCGATGAAAATGCGCCCGACCCGGTTTTTGGGCCCGGACACTGCACTCAGCCGATCAGGGAACAGCCCGGCCAAGTAATCGACCATGGCGTGGCTGAAGGCCTTGACCTCGTCCCAGCTGCCCCGCCGGGTCAGGGGCACGACCAGGTGCATGCCTTTGCCGCCGCTGGTCTTCAGAAACACCTTCAAACCCAGTTCATCCAGCAGGGTTAGGACCAGTTGAGTGGCTTCGAGCATGGCCTTCCAGGGCAGTGCCGGGTCTGGGTCAAGGTCGAGGACCAAGCGGTCGGGCTTGTCGAAATCCTTGTCGGTGGCGTTCCAGGTGTGCAGTTCGAGCATGTTCATTTGCACCGCGCCGAGCAGGGTGTCGGCACGGTTGATGACCATCGCCGCCTGGCCGGCTTCGTCCTTGCCGTAGCTAAGCACATTGGCAATGTGCAGCTGACCGGCGTTCTTCTGGAAAAACAGCTCACCGGCCAGCCCGTCCGGCGCGCGGACCAGCGCCACCGGGCGGTCCTTGAGCTGGGGCAAGATCCACTGGCTGACGGCGGCGTAATACTCGGCCACGTCACGTTTACTCACGCCGGTGCTGGCGTCGATTACCCGGTCGGGGTGGGTCAGGCGCAGCTCGCCGAAGGCTGCGGGCGCCTTGGCCTGCTTGCGCTTAGGCACGGTCTTGGCTGGCATGGCGCGCTCCAGGTCGATGGCGGTCGCCGGCTTGTCATCGCGTAGGCCGTGGAACACCGAGTGGCGCACGATGCCGTCGCGGGTCATCTGGGCATAGGCGACTTCGGCCAACAGCTGCGGCTTCAGCCAGTGTACGCCGCGCGTCTCGGCACCGGTGGGTGGCTTGAGCAGGGCGGGTTTGGCGGTTTCCAGCGGTTTGAGCCGGGCGTGAATACTGGCCAGGGTCGCGCTGCTGAAGCCGGTACCCACCTTGCCGGCATAACGCAGCTGGCCGCTGTCGTGATCATGCAGGGCCAGCAGCAGGGCCCCAAAGCCGCTGCGGCTGCCCTTGGGCTCGGTGTAGCCGACGATCACGAACTCCTGGCGCTGCTTGCACTTGAGCTTGATCCAGTCTGGGCTGCGGCGACCGCTGTACGGGCTGTCGACACGCTTGCCGATCAGGCCTTCGAGCTGCAGCCGGCAGGCGCTGTCCAGCAACGACTGCACCGGCTGGTCGAAGTCAGCAGAGTACTTGAGGACCTCTGATTGGTTGTGCTCGAGCAACTGGCGCAACGTATCGCGCCGCGCTTGCAGCGGCACGCGGCGCAGGTCCTGGCCGCCGAGGAAGGGCAAGTCGAACAGGTAATAGGTGATGCGCTCGTCATGCGCGGTGTCGAAGGCATTTTGCAGGGCCTGGAAGTCTGCCGCGCCGTTTTCATCAGCCACGACCATTTCGCCATCGAGCCAGCCCGAATCGATGCCCAGTGCACGCAGGGCGGCGACCTGCTTGGGCATCTTGCTGCTCCAGTCGTGGCCATTGCGGGTGAACAGGCGGATGTCATCGCCATCGATGCGGGCCAGGATACGGTAGCCGTCGAACTTGACCTCGTAGCGCCAGTCGCCGCTGGGCGGTGAGTCGAGCAGCGTCGCCAGCTGCGGTTGCAGCTGCGCAGGCAACGGCGCTTTCCGGCCGGTGGCGGCGCGTTTACGGCTGCTGCGCGGGGGGGCGGGCTTGTTGGTAGCGGCCTTGCGCGGCACTAACGTGCGGTCACTGAGCACGCTGTCGGGCTGGGCTTCGACGATGCTGTAGTCGGCTTCGCTGCGTGCCTCGCCGTCGTGTGACTTGACCAGCATCCACTGCTCCTTCTTACCGGCCAGGTGGGTGCGGAACAGGTTCCACACGCCGCTAAGTTTTTCGCCTTGCAAGCGAAAGCGCAGCTTGCCCTTGGCATAGGCCTCGTGCGCATCGCCTTCGGGCTCCCAGATGCCGCGGTCCCAGACGATCACATCGCCTGCGCCGTAATGGCCTTCAGGGATATGCCCTTCGAATTCGGCGTAGTCCAGCGGGTGGTCTTCGACGTGCACGGCCAGGCGGCGCACCTTGGGGTCAAGTGACGGCCCTTTGGGAATGGCCCAGCTTTTCAGCGTGCCATCGAGCTCCAAGCGAAAGTCGTAGTGCAGGTGGCTGGCATCGTGTTTCTGGATGCAGAACTGCAACGCGTGCGCTCGCTTGCCACGGCTGCGCTTGCCGCTGGGCTCGGGCGTGGCATTGAAGTCGCGCTTGCGCGCATATTCCTGCAGTGGCTTGGCCATGGCGGGCTCCGGGCGGTTTGCAGTCTCTAAGCTGGGAGGCAGCAGGCTGGGCGGTAGTTCAAAAAAACTCTGAATCTTCCAGGTACAGGCGCAGTCGACCGAATGAAGCCACCTGAAGGAGACCGCACATGGCGCGCGCAGATGAACCGAAGCCGTATACCCCGACGGAAATCGACGACACCGAAGACCGCATGGGCAGCGTCCATGAACTGGACTTCGATGAACGTTTGGACGAACGCGAAGGGCGCGTGGGGGATGAGCGCCCAGCCGAGGAGGTGGCGCGGGAATTTCCACCCCGGCGCGTCGCTGAAAGTGGCATGACCGGGGGCGAGGCGCTAAGCGACAGCCTGCACGAAGACAACGTTACCTATGACGACCTGAGCCCGGACACCCTGCTGGATGAAACCGGCGCCCGTGACCGGCACGAACCGGGTGGCAGCGGCGGCCCCGCAGACAAAGCCTTGCGCCAGGTGGAGGCGCATGAAATTGGCGGCGGCACGGGCCTGGACGAAGCCGAACTGGCCCGCTCCGCACCCTTGGATGGCGAGCCGTGGACGGACGACGTGATCGATGACCAGGAGAACAAGCCATGAACGAGCAACGTTGTGCCTGTGCGCAGTGTGCCTGCACCGTGGATGCCAATGCTGTGCAGCAGGAGGGTAAGGCGTATTGCTGCGAAGCCTGCGCCAGCGGGCATCGTAACGGTGAGCCGTGCCGGATGGCGGACTGTCATTGTGGAGAGAAGCCGGGGGAGAGCACGGTGGACAATGCGCTGGAGGAGACCTTCCCAGCCAGCGACCCCATTTCGCCCTGAAACACCTTAGGCCGAGGCTGCTGCGGTTTAGCCTACTTTGTAGGGACGGGCTTGCCCGCGAAGCATCCAGCGCGGTGCCTGGCACCGGCCGCGCCGGTGTTCGCGGGCAAGCCCGCTCCTACAATAAGCACCGGGCAAGCCCGCAGGCTCAGTGCGTCTGCCAGATGCCGTTGTTACGCTCGCAATCGGCGCGGGCCTGGCCCAGGCTGGGGGTGTCGTAGTAGTAGGTGATCACCCGCGCATCCTTGGGCAACGCGGGCTTATCACCGCCAGCGGCCTTGGGGTTAGCCAATGCCTCCTGGGTCAACGGCGCGATGCAACTGCCCACACTGCCATCCGCACAGCGCGCTACCTTGTGCTTTTCGCTGTTGAGCATTTCCTTGCTCTCGTTACTGCACGACCAGTTGATCGCTTCGGCGGGCAG
Proteins encoded:
- a CDS encoding metallothionein, encoding MNEQRCACAQCACTVDANAVQQEGKAYCCEACASGHRNGEPCRMADCHCGEKPGESTVDNALEETFPASDPISP
- the ligD gene encoding DNA ligase D, producing MAKPLQEYARKRDFNATPEPSGKRSRGKRAHALQFCIQKHDASHLHYDFRLELDGTLKSWAIPKGPSLDPKVRRLAVHVEDHPLDYAEFEGHIPEGHYGAGDVIVWDRGIWEPEGDAHEAYAKGKLRFRLQGEKLSGVWNLFRTHLAGKKEQWMLVKSHDGEARSEADYSIVEAQPDSVLSDRTLVPRKAATNKPAPPRSSRKRAATGRKAPLPAQLQPQLATLLDSPPSGDWRYEVKFDGYRILARIDGDDIRLFTRNGHDWSSKMPKQVAALRALGIDSGWLDGEMVVADENGAADFQALQNAFDTAHDERITYYLFDLPFLGGQDLRRVPLQARRDTLRQLLEHNQSEVLKYSADFDQPVQSLLDSACRLQLEGLIGKRVDSPYSGRRSPDWIKLKCKQRQEFVIVGYTEPKGSRSGFGALLLALHDHDSGQLRYAGKVGTGFSSATLASIHARLKPLETAKPALLKPPTGAETRGVHWLKPQLLAEVAYAQMTRDGIVRHSVFHGLRDDKPATAIDLERAMPAKTVPKRKQAKAPAAFGELRLTHPDRVIDASTGVSKRDVAEYYAAVSQWILPQLKDRPVALVRAPDGLAGELFFQKNAGQLHIANVLSYGKDEAGQAAMVINRADTLLGAVQMNMLELHTWNATDKDFDKPDRLVLDLDPDPALPWKAMLEATQLVLTLLDELGLKVFLKTSGGKGMHLVVPLTRRGSWDEVKAFSHAMVDYLAGLFPDRLSAVSGPKNRVGRIFIDYLRNGKGATTACAYSLRAREGLPVSVPIWREELPQLKGANQWHIGNLRERLNDLDDPWADYAKTRQSITAAMRKQLGLA